Genomic segment of Desertibacillus haloalkaliphilus:
GGCGTATTCATTTCATTACCTAGATTCTTTACAACGATTTGTTGACCAGCCGAGAGTCCTCCACCAACAACATTGCCTTTATGACAATAGATATTCCCTCCTGCCTCACACTCACTATGTAAAATCGATTGGTCGACGAAAAGGTCCCCACCAGTTTTTACATTTCCTTGGTTAATAAACGTCGTATGAACATCTTGTTTTGCTTCTACTCGCCCTTTCCCCTGAGCGGCAATGCCTGCTAATACATAGATTGAACCTTCTGATTGCAGATCTGCCGCCTCTACCGTCCCATGAATCCGAATATCACCTTTCGATTCAATTTTAAACCCTGATGGCACTCCACCACGGATTGTTACATTGCCAACAAATGAAATGTTACCAACTTTCATATCAATATCTCCATGAACTTCAAAAACCGGATAAACATGAATTTGTTTTTGTTCAACACTTACCTGACCATCAACGATTGCATAGAGTTTGGTTCCATCGTGGTCAAGTCGCGTGTTTTTCCCAGCCCGGAGGCGAAAATCTTTTCCAGGCTTTGCAGGTACCTCTTTGGCAAAGACATTCATTCCTGGGACCCCATCGGTCGCTGGGGCTTTTTCACCGACCAACTGATTTTGTACAACAGAAGGAATATCAATCACTTGTTTAAGGTCAACAGTTATCGCTTCGTCATTTTCTTTTTCTTTCTTTAATTGGACGGGGACTAGCTTCGCATCTTCACCATTTATCGGTTTCTTTCCTGTTGCGATTGTCAATGGGGATTCTACGGTTTCACCTTGATGAACAAGCTTTTGAATGTTTGCTTCATCAAGGCCATAAGAAATTTCATGCTCCAAAATAAACTGTTTCACTTCGTCAATCGTAATGTCTTGGTCATTAGGTATTCTTTGATGTTGTATGATTGATGCGGTCATTTTATCCTCTGAAACTCTGATTTCAAAATATTGATCCATTTCAGTCATATCATCAAATCCTTTGCCAACAGTTTAGGACAAACCTATCTACGACCTATTTTTCATCAGTACTTGCTGCATCCGAAACAACGCCTTTGAATGGATTTGCGAAATCCTTGACGTTGACAAACCTAACACTTGTCCAATTTCAGTCAACGTTAGTTCTTCATAATAAAACAGACTGACCACTAACTGTTCTTTCTCATTTAATTGTTTAATCACATGTAATAATTCCTGCTTAGTCGCCTCAGTCATGATGCTCTCTTCTGGAGATTGTGCTGCCGTATCTTCAATCATGGTTTGAAATGATTCATCACGCTCGGAATCATTCGACTCTTCATCGATTGAAAGCTTATGCGCCATAAAACTTTCAGACAAAACCTGTGTTACATCCTCTACCGTCATTCCTAACTCTTTAGCCACTTCCTCTTCAGTCACATAACGACCATGGGTTTGTTCAAGCTTCTCCATCGTTGCCTCAACTTTTTTTGCTTTTTCACGCAACGAACGGGGGAGCCAATCTTCTCTCCTAAGGCCGTCGATAATCGCACCACGAATTCGAAACGAGGCATATGTATCGAATTTTAAATCACGACTCATATCAAACTTTTCAAGTGCGTCGTATAGCCCAATCATCCCATGACTTTGTAGATCCTCTTTGTTCACATTGCGTGGCAGCCCAACCGATATTCGCTGGACGTGATAATTGACAAGCGGCATATACATCCGGATGAGTGTGTCACATGCATCGACATCACGATCATTAACCCATTTTTCCCAAACTTGTTTATCTTCTATGACTGAGCTGCTAGGCATGTGTTAATCCCCCTTATCGTTCAATAAATCTTTGACAAAAGCCGCAGTCTGAACACTCGTTTCTTCGTCGTTATCGTCATTTCGCAGTTGATCGTTGGCTACGGTTTCCGTTGAATCAACGTCATCTGTCTCAGTATTCGCTTGTTGTGCTTCAATATCCTCGTTAGATTTAGAAGCCAATGCCCACAACCACCTAAAGACATACATTAGAAAAAACACAGATATAAAAGCATACACACCTCTAAATAAGCTCGTTTCTACTAAATTATATGCAACAGAGGCAGCAAAGACGGTAACAAAAGCTAGTAAACTAACGATTAAGTTCATCAACCAATTGCCTGCTAACATTAGATCTCTGCTTCTCCTTTACTGACCGTTCGAATCCTTAACACACTTGTTTCCGGATTGAACTCGATCGTCCGACCACTGCTTCCTCCAACATCTTCAGAAACGAGACGAATCCGTAACTGTTTAAGTTGTTGTTTGACTGCCTCCACGTTTCGTGGACCAATTCTCATCATTTCATTTGCCGAAGAAAAATTAAACATTTGTGCCCCTCCGGCAATCTTTGCTTTTAGTGATCCAATTCTAGCCCCTGCTTTTTCTAAACGGTGAATTAATTCGAGAATGGCCGTATCGGCATATTTCGCAACATTGATTGAACCTGATTTTCCTAATGATGACTCAGGAAGCATAATATGTGCCATCCCAGCTACCTTTGCACATTGATCATATAATACAACTCCTACACATGACCCTAATCCTGAGGTGCGTATCGTATGCGGTGGTTTTACAATATTTAAATCAGCCATTCCCACTTTTACAACATCATTCATTCACAGGTACCCCTAAGGCTTTCAACATCTTCTCAAACGATTCAGGGTCAGGTAAAAGAAAAAAGTGTCCTGATAATTGTTCTTCGCTACGTTCTACTTCACTAATCTTTGTATCAATCACGATCGCATAATCAACGACTTGAGACAATTCAAGTAACCCGTAACTTAAAATCGCACCAGACATATCAATACTTAGAGCAGGAACAGATGGCTGTAGATTTAACTTGGTAAAATCAGAAAGGGATGACAAATACGAACCAGCTAAAATATTACCTATTTCTTCCAATGCCGATAAACCTAATTCTTGAAATGGTGGTTCTTGTAATTGAAAATCTTCATCGCCAGTTACATGTCGCGTCAGCTGCTCAGCTTCTTTAACTGGCACCATAAAAAACATGCTACCTGGAGCGTCACCTTCTAACCGCAAAAAAATAGCGGCTACGACTTGGTCAGGTCCACCGACCAATTCAGTGATTTCAGAAAAAGAAATGACACGAACAGAAGGTACTCTCATATCAATAACTTTATTTAATAGTTTTGACAAAGCGGTCGCAGCATGACCTGCACCAATATTCCCCACTTCTTTCAATACATCAAGGTGGTGTGATTGGATTCGATCTAGAAAACTCATTGGTATTCCCCCATTTTTCCCCAAATAACCAACACGAACTCCCCCTTTTATTTTCTTAACCTTACTTTTGCTAGTAGAGTCTGTTCAAAAAGAGTGGTTTATCCTTTTTTTGAACAGACTCTATTAGACTAAACAATGACGGACAATCGCTTCTGCTACACCGGTTAGCGGTACAATTTCATCAACTTGATTCGTGTTAGCTGCTGCTTTAGGCATCCCATAAACAATCGCTGTCTCTTCCGATTCACTGACCGCATAACAATTGCCCGATTGTTTTAAGCGAAGTAAACCTTCAGTACCATCTGAGCCCATCCCCGTCATAATGACAGCAACCTTTGTATAATTTGTTAACGAGCATAGCGATTCGAACATAACATCAACGGATGGTCGATGACCATTTTGGGGAGGGGACTGATCCAGCTTAATTACTAGCGACAACCCCATTTTTTGTACTGTTAAATGATAGTCACCAGGGGCAATGTAGGCAACACCCTTTTTAACCACTTCACCATCTTCAGCTTCCTTAACAAAAAGTTCAGACATTCCATTTAATCGATTAGCAAGTGACTGTGTAAAACCTGCAGGCATATGCTGAACAACAAGCAGTGGAGCATTTAGATTTTTAGGTAAGTTTGTTAGCACTTGTTGCAAAGCTTTAGGTCCACCAGTAGACGTCCCTATAGCAATAATCTTATTGGCAAGCGATGTAGACTTAGCCGCATGGCTTTTTGTTAGGCATAATAAGTGATTATCTTGTACTAAGGGTTGCTTTGCCCTATTGTCGTTCATCATTTTTGTCAGTTGAATGCCAGCTGCGGAAATAACCTTTTCGATCAAATCATCTTGAATCTTATGCAAGTCTAGAGAAATAGGCCCCGATGGTTTAGCAATGAAATCTACAGCACCATCATCAATTGCTTGAAATGTATTCGTTTCGCCCTCACGAGTTGTACTACTGACCATGACAATTGGTAATGGCATGGTTTCCATCACCCTTTTGACGGTATCTAGTCCGTTCATGACCGGCATTTCAACATCTAATGTCATCACATCTGGGGTATGCTTTGCTATTTTTTCTATCGCATCTTTTCCATTTCGAGCGGTCGCTATTACTTGGATACGTTCATCTACTTGCAAGAGGTCTGTAATTACTTTCCTCATAAAAGCTGAATCATCAACGACAAGTACGCGAATCTTTTTTTTCACTAGACATCCCTATCTTTCTGTGAAATATCGTCTAAACTTAGTCACAAACGAAGAAAAAGGAAGTTTTTTCTCATCAGTCACTTGACCTATATACGCTTTTGTAATCTCTTTAATCGCTCGACTCGGTTTTGACCCAGGATCTTGGAGAAGAAATGGTGTTTGTGACTTCACAGCTTTTAATACTGCCTTATCATTAGGAATCACACCGACAGTATGAAGGTCTTTTTGCAAAAATTGTCTGGCTACACGTCGTAGATTATCCGCTGTTGCTTTTCCTTCCTTGTCTGATTCTGAACGATTAACAAGCAATGAACAAGTCAACTCTTGATTTCTCATGTGAATATATTTAATCATAGCGTATGCATCTGTAATCGAAGTCGGTTCAGGGGTTGTCACTAAAATGGCTTCATTTGAAGCTAATATGAATTGCAAACTATCTTCACTAACCCCTGCCCCCATATCAAAGATGATATAGTCAAATGCCTGGTTTAACGCTTCTAGCTGTGTCATAAATCGTGTTTGTTTTTGCTCACTCATTGAAAAAATCGTTGAAAAACCAGAACCTCCAGCAATATAGGAAATATTCTCTGGCCCCTTCTCTATTATATCCCATATCGACAATTCACGCTCGATCATATCAACAATATGGTACGAAGGTGTAAGTCCCATTAAGATATCAATATTTGCCATCCCAATGTCTAAATCAAACAAGACTACTTTTTTACCTAGCTGCGCTAAGCCAATGGCAAAGTTTAAAGAAAAGTTTGATTTACCTACACCTCCTTTGCCACTTATGACAGACACGACTTGCGTGTTATCGACCTTCTTCATGTTATCAACTAATTGTCTTAGGCTTTTGGCTTGATCATTCATGGTTGTCTACCTCGTATAACATTGCTATAACTCCCTCTTTTGAAGCTTCAATGATATCATCAGGCACATTCTGCCCTGTCGTTATATAAGCCACACCAACGTTATAGTCAACAAGTAAATTTAATAGTGCACCATAACTTGCCGTCTCATCTTTCTTTGTAAAGATCACTTTATCAATTGAAATTAATGAAAACTGTTCATAAATCGCCTTCATATCTGTGTATTTTGATGTGAGCGAGAGCGTTAAATACGTATCCATCTCATCTGTAAAATCAATGACCTTTTTCAGTTCATCTATATACAATTGGTTTCTAAAATTTCGACCTGCAGAATCGACAAGAACGAGGTCGTATGAAGAAAACTTCTCTTTTGCCGCTTTAAAATCGTCGATCGAATAAGCCACCTCAATTGGAACATTTAAGATCTTGGCATATGTCTTTAATTGTTCAACAGCAGCGATCCGATACGTATCTGTAGTGATCAATGCCACTCTCTTTTCTTTTTTTAAAACACAATGAGCGGCTATTTTTGCAATTGTTGTCGTTTTCCCAACCCCCGTTGGGCCAACAATGTTCACAAATTTTTTATTAAAACGAATCCCACCCATATCTAGCCCTGAAATCATCTCAGAGAGGGTTTGCTGAAACCAAGTGTCTACATTAGCTTTCGTTACTCCCTCATCTTCAGCAATATACCATTTTTTCAACAACGCCTTCATGACATGTAGGCGAATCGTATGTGTCACGTCCTGGGATATGAGCCAATCATTCCATTCTTGAAGAAGCGGAGGGTACTCCTCTGAGCCCTCCCTACCACTTTGGGTCATACCTTTAACAATGTTCTTTAATTCGTTGATTTCCGATATAAGTTCTGATTCATTTTTTTCAAGTCGAACTGGTCGTTTTGGAGTTGTTGGTGGTGTTTGCCTTTTTTCTCGAACAAGCTGTTCGGAAGGACTAGGCCTTTCTCTCGGCCTTTCTGGCTTTTTGATGGTCGGTGTTTTATCAATTGCTGCAATGACTTCGATATTTTTCTTTGTAAAGAAACCTAAAAAACCACCGGTTTCAATTT
This window contains:
- a CDS encoding DUF342 domain-containing protein, which produces MTEMDQYFEIRVSEDKMTASIIQHQRIPNDQDITIDEVKQFILEHEISYGLDEANIQKLVHQGETVESPLTIATGKKPINGEDAKLVPVQLKKEKENDEAITVDLKQVIDIPSVVQNQLVGEKAPATDGVPGMNVFAKEVPAKPGKDFRLRAGKNTRLDHDGTKLYAIVDGQVSVEQKQIHVYPVFEVHGDIDMKVGNISFVGNVTIRGGVPSGFKIESKGDIRIHGTVEAADLQSEGSIYVLAGIAAQGKGRVEAKQDVHTTFINQGNVKTGGDLFVDQSILHSECEAGGNIYCHKGNVVGGGLSAGQQIVVKNLGNEMNTPTSLYLGVSQSRLERKQHLQSQKQTAEEELVKLQKLLETYEAKEQHSKSLTPQERIMKLRIRNTIANMQQQLQEVTEDLQELDDRQDSDRQGVVCVEHQLYPNVDIHFGKYRRKIMSPHKNIRLLYEDGEIQLVSR
- a CDS encoding FliA/WhiG family RNA polymerase sigma factor, encoding MPSSSVIEDKQVWEKWVNDRDVDACDTLIRMYMPLVNYHVQRISVGLPRNVNKEDLQSHGMIGLYDALEKFDMSRDLKFDTYASFRIRGAIIDGLRREDWLPRSLREKAKKVEATMEKLEQTHGRYVTEEEVAKELGMTVEDVTQVLSESFMAHKLSIDEESNDSERDESFQTMIEDTAAQSPEESIMTEATKQELLHVIKQLNEKEQLVVSLFYYEELTLTEIGQVLGLSTSRISQIHSKALFRMQQVLMKNRS
- a CDS encoding chemotaxis protein CheD; the encoded protein is MNDVVKVGMADLNIVKPPHTIRTSGLGSCVGVVLYDQCAKVAGMAHIMLPESSLGKSGSINVAKYADTAILELIHRLEKAGARIGSLKAKIAGGAQMFNFSSANEMMRIGPRNVEAVKQQLKQLRIRLVSEDVGGSSGRTIEFNPETSVLRIRTVSKGEAEI
- a CDS encoding chemotaxis protein CheC, producing the protein MSFLDRIQSHHLDVLKEVGNIGAGHAATALSKLLNKVIDMRVPSVRVISFSEITELVGGPDQVVAAIFLRLEGDAPGSMFFMVPVKEAEQLTRHVTGDEDFQLQEPPFQELGLSALEEIGNILAGSYLSSLSDFTKLNLQPSVPALSIDMSGAILSYGLLELSQVVDYAIVIDTKISEVERSEEQLSGHFFLLPDPESFEKMLKALGVPVNE
- a CDS encoding protein-glutamate methylesterase/protein-glutamine glutaminase; amino-acid sequence: MKKKIRVLVVDDSAFMRKVITDLLQVDERIQVIATARNGKDAIEKIAKHTPDVMTLDVEMPVMNGLDTVKRVMETMPLPIVMVSSTTREGETNTFQAIDDGAVDFIAKPSGPISLDLHKIQDDLIEKVISAAGIQLTKMMNDNRAKQPLVQDNHLLCLTKSHAAKSTSLANKIIAIGTSTGGPKALQQVLTNLPKNLNAPLLVVQHMPAGFTQSLANRLNGMSELFVKEAEDGEVVKKGVAYIAPGDYHLTVQKMGLSLVIKLDQSPPQNGHRPSVDVMFESLCSLTNYTKVAVIMTGMGSDGTEGLLRLKQSGNCYAVSESEETAIVYGMPKAAANTNQVDEIVPLTGVAEAIVRHCLV
- a CDS encoding MinD/ParA family protein, translating into MNDQAKSLRQLVDNMKKVDNTQVVSVISGKGGVGKSNFSLNFAIGLAQLGKKVVLFDLDIGMANIDILMGLTPSYHIVDMIERELSIWDIIEKGPENISYIAGGSGFSTIFSMSEQKQTRFMTQLEALNQAFDYIIFDMGAGVSEDSLQFILASNEAILVTTPEPTSITDAYAMIKYIHMRNQELTCSLLVNRSESDKEGKATADNLRRVARQFLQKDLHTVGVIPNDKAVLKAVKSQTPFLLQDPGSKPSRAIKEITKAYIGQVTDEKKLPFSSFVTKFRRYFTER
- the flhF gene encoding flagellar biosynthesis protein FlhF, whose amino-acid sequence is MKVKKYVASSMAEAMQKIRHELGNEAVILNSKEIETGGFLGFFTKKNIEVIAAIDKTPTIKKPERPRERPSPSEQLVREKRQTPPTTPKRPVRLEKNESELISEINELKNIVKGMTQSGREGSEEYPPLLQEWNDWLISQDVTHTIRLHVMKALLKKWYIAEDEGVTKANVDTWFQQTLSEMISGLDMGGIRFNKKFVNIVGPTGVGKTTTIAKIAAHCVLKKEKRVALITTDTYRIAAVEQLKTYAKILNVPIEVAYSIDDFKAAKEKFSSYDLVLVDSAGRNFRNQLYIDELKKVIDFTDEMDTYLTLSLTSKYTDMKAIYEQFSLISIDKVIFTKKDETASYGALLNLLVDYNVGVAYITTGQNVPDDIIEASKEGVIAMLYEVDNHE